The Thermodesulfitimonas autotrophica genome includes the window AGGCCGCGGCGATGGTGAGCAACGCGCTGAAGAAGATCGGCGCGAAGCCCGCCGACCTGTCGGCTTTCCGGGACGCGAGGGACGTGCCGGACTGGGCCAAGGCTGTGGTCGCCGACGGCGTTGTGTCCGGCTACCCGGACGGCAGCTTAAAACCGAACGCGCACATCACCCGCGCGGAAGCGTTGACAGTGCTGCTGCGGTTGCTGCGGGAACTGGGATGGTAAAAGTGAAGAGGCCCTGGAGTAATCCGGGGCCTCTTTTTTTTGAGAACAACAAAACAAACACAAGGAGCGTGGTTTCTATGCGGCAGTTCCTCTTCGTGCTCGCGGTTGTTGTTGCGTTGACGGCGGCGGCTGCTTCTTTCGCTTTTGCTTCCGGGGAACCGGCAGGCGGCTTCCCCGGCCTGCCGGAGGTCAAGGCCGCCGGGTTTCAGCCGGGCGTTCCGTCCGTATGGCTCTTGGTTTATCAGGGAGGCGAAAGCTTTCTGGTTGCGGAAACCCTGAGCCGCCCGCCGGAGTTGCGGAACGGCAGGCTTTTCGTCCCGCTGGACGCTGTTTGCATTGCGTTGGACGCGGCGGACTGGTTCGACTTCGACAACAGCGAGGTAGTGGTTTGCTCCAACCCAGAGATCCGGGTGAAGGTGTCCCCTGCCGAGCTGGACCAGGCGGCCAACGGCGGCCCGCTGCCTCTGGTGCCGCTGCGGGAGACCTTTGAGAAGCAGGGTTGGACGGTTGAGTGGCGGGACGGGATCGCGGTCGTTTCTGCGCCAAACCCTTCGGGTTCGGATGCTTCGCCGCCAAAAACCGACGCTTAATTGGGGGTGATACCTTGAACACGCAGGAAGTAATCAAGGACCTTAGCAAGCGGATGGACGCTTACAAGAAAGACGTGCGCGAGCTCATCCTGGAGCACTTTCGCGCCTGCCTGCTGGACGCCGCCAGGCGGGGCGAGAAGGTCCGCCTGGCCGGGATTGGGACATTTCACCCGCGCCGTTCGCGGCGTGGTCGGGAGCCGAGGGACGGAACGCGGAAGCTGACGGTCAAGTTCAAGCCCGCGGTCGGCTTTTTGAGAGAACTAAACGAATCGAAGGGAGATGACGGCGGTGAGCGTTAGCGTGCTCGAAAAACCTGCGCTTGCAACCCAAACTAGCCCGGCCCGGCGCGCGGTCGCCGCGGATATTGGCTACGGCTACACCAAGGCCGTCTCCACCAGCGGCAAGCGTGCCTGCTTCCCGAGCGTGGTCGCGCCCGCGGTCGAGGACCCGCTGGCCGGGGCGTTGTCCAACGGCCCTGGGCACCGGGTGCGGGTGCGTTACCTGAACGGCGAGGCGGAGGAGAAGCTGGTCGGCGAGGCGGCCCTGCGGTCTCTGGCGGCGGTGGCGACTCTCTCCCGGCAGAAGCCGGAGGGGATGCACGACCTGCTGGTGCTGACGGCGGCCTACCTGGTAGGTGTCGGGGGCGCTGGAGCTTTTCCGGGCCAGGCCGACCTCGCGGTAGGCCTGCCGCTGGCCTACTACCGGTCGCAGAAGAACGCTTTGGCGGCGCGGCTGAAGACACTGGCGGCGTGGGTGTTGGTTGACGGCGGCGAAGAGCGTTACATCAGCTTCAAC containing:
- a CDS encoding HU family DNA-binding protein, with translation MNTQEVIKDLSKRMDAYKKDVRELILEHFRACLLDAARRGEKVRLAGIGTFHPRRSRRGREPRDGTRKLTVKFKPAVGFLRELNESKGDDGGER